One region of Chryseobacterium sp. C-71 genomic DNA includes:
- a CDS encoding lipopolysaccharide core biosynthesis protein rfaS, with the protein MKKKLLFIAPDYYGFDEVILYGLNEYSDYEITMALSVSTKRYIYRNFGERLKNFFSKTFLNKNLKKTQKRRKFISEINTHDLYDIILVNRPDILDAEIYNLLNNKGGKKIVVLWDSLEKIQGQKESLKHYDIKYSFDAENCKEFGLKKINNFYFNEKLYNNNPMFDVIFLGTFDKRFNDLLRITQALKKDNINIHSFIYHHRDFIIKDEFQENITKLEKIIPFKESYKINEKGNFFLDLAHENQSGLSFRPFEAIGCRRKLITTNKNIKNYDFYDPENIFVIENIDDINIPLEFFTTPYKELPAKILQKYSFENWINNILDL; encoded by the coding sequence ATGAAAAAGAAATTGCTTTTTATTGCGCCTGATTATTATGGATTTGATGAGGTAATTTTGTATGGTTTGAATGAGTATTCTGACTACGAAATTACAATGGCATTAAGCGTGTCAACAAAAAGATATATTTACAGAAACTTTGGTGAAAGATTAAAAAACTTCTTTTCAAAAACTTTTTTAAATAAAAATTTAAAAAAAACACAAAAGCGTAGGAAATTTATTTCTGAAATAAATACTCATGACTTATATGATATAATCCTTGTCAACAGACCGGATATCTTGGATGCAGAAATTTATAACTTGCTAAACAATAAGGGAGGAAAAAAAATTGTAGTGCTTTGGGACAGTTTAGAAAAAATACAAGGACAAAAAGAATCATTAAAACATTATGATATTAAATACAGCTTTGATGCAGAAAACTGTAAAGAATTTGGATTAAAAAAAATTAATAATTTTTATTTCAACGAGAAACTTTACAATAATAATCCTATGTTTGATGTTATTTTTCTTGGTACGTTTGACAAACGTTTTAATGATTTATTACGTATTACTCAGGCTCTCAAAAAAGACAATATCAACATTCATTCATTTATTTATCATCATAGAGATTTTATTATTAAAGATGAATTTCAAGAAAATATAACCAAGCTCGAAAAAATCATACCCTTTAAAGAATCGTACAAAATTAATGAAAAAGGTAATTTTTTTTTAGATCTAGCACATGAGAATCAATCTGGTTTATCTTTTAGACCTTTTGAAGCTATTGGTTGTAGAAGAAAGCTTATCACAACTAATAAAAACATTAAAAATTATGACTTTTATGATCCTGAAAATATTTTTGTTATAGAAAATATTGATGATATAAATATACCACTTGAATTTTTTACAACACCATATAAAGAGCTACCAGCTAAGATACTTCAAAAATATTCTTTCGAAAATTGGATAAATAATATTTTAGATTTATGA
- a CDS encoding glycosyltransferase: protein MTTRKIYFVCPSNSTPIGGVKQIYRMVDVLNKNGYEAFVLHKKKKSETWFRNNTKIIHNPYIFKLLKYLNREKLSFSKKIKLAYLKKISFTIDENSILVFPEIYSNINLIEPFSKKVIFNQNCYYTFNGFSLDAKLNGLPYNHKDTIGTITVSDDSQKYLLKAFPNSNIKRIRLGINEQLFYYSDKKERKIAFMPRKLSDDINQVINIFRLRNPNSNWEFTPIDNKSENEVAEILRKSSIFLSFNHREGFGLPPVEAMSCGCYVIGYKGQAGKEYFNPEFTSSVEEGDIIDYVEKIENATKTFDNNLHNMVFKGKLASDFVQSNYNSENEEKDILNIWNDFLR, encoded by the coding sequence ATGACAACGAGAAAAATTTACTTTGTATGCCCTTCAAATTCTACTCCTATAGGAGGAGTGAAACAAATTTATAGAATGGTTGATGTTTTAAATAAAAATGGATACGAGGCATTTGTTTTGCATAAGAAAAAAAAAAGTGAGACGTGGTTTCGTAATAATACTAAAATTATTCATAATCCGTACATATTTAAACTCTTAAAATATTTAAATAGAGAAAAACTAAGTTTCAGCAAAAAGATAAAATTAGCTTATTTAAAAAAAATTAGCTTTACTATTGATGAGAATTCAATTCTTGTATTTCCTGAAATTTATAGTAATATTAATTTAATTGAGCCTTTTAGTAAAAAAGTTATTTTTAACCAAAACTGCTATTATACCTTCAACGGTTTTTCACTAGATGCTAAGCTTAATGGCTTACCCTATAACCATAAAGACACAATAGGAACAATCACAGTTTCTGATGATTCCCAAAAATATCTTCTCAAAGCTTTTCCTAATTCAAATATTAAAAGAATAAGATTAGGAATTAATGAGCAACTTTTTTACTATTCTGATAAAAAAGAGAGAAAAATTGCTTTTATGCCTAGAAAACTTTCTGACGATATTAATCAGGTAATCAATATCTTTAGATTAAGAAATCCAAATTCAAATTGGGAATTTACCCCAATTGACAACAAGTCAGAAAATGAAGTGGCTGAAATACTTAGAAAAAGTAGCATCTTCTTAAGTTTCAACCATAGAGAAGGATTTGGTTTACCGCCTGTAGAAGCAATGTCTTGTGGATGTTATGTTATAGGATATAAAGGTCAGGCAGGAAAAGAATACTTCAATCCAGAATTTACTTCATCTGTAGAAGAAGGTGATATTATTGATTATGTAGAAAAAATTGAAAATGCTACAAAAACTTTTGATAACAATCTTCATAATATGGTTTTTAAGGGAAAACTTGCCTCAGATTTTGTTCAATCAAATTATAATTCTGAAAATGAAGAAAAAGATATACTCAATATCTGGAATGATTTTCTACGCTGA
- a CDS encoding phosphomannose isomerase type II C-terminal cupin domain, producing MLEIGERPWGKYFVLADEPHYKLKRIEVSPGQKLSYQYHHKRQEQWTIIEGDATIVLDGKEIKLSYGESIFIPLEAKHRIMNLSEKPVVFIEVQTGTYFGEDDIVRLEDEYDRS from the coding sequence ATGTTAGAAATCGGAGAAAGACCTTGGGGAAAGTATTTTGTTTTGGCAGATGAGCCACACTATAAATTAAAAAGGATTGAAGTAAGTCCTGGGCAGAAATTATCTTATCAGTACCATCACAAAAGACAAGAACAATGGACAATCATCGAAGGTGATGCTACAATTGTGTTAGACGGTAAAGAAATTAAACTGTCTTACGGAGAAAGTATTTTCATTCCATTAGAAGCTAAACACCGCATCATGAATCTCTCTGAAAAACCAGTCGTTTTCATTGAAGTACAAACCGGAACTTATTTTGGAGAGGATGATATCGTGAGGTTGGAGGATGAATATGATAGAAGCTGA
- a CDS encoding glycosyltransferase — MKISGYGYVRNGFQYGVPFLESIQSVLPICDEFIAVVGDSTDGTREAIVNLNSPKIKIVDTIWDDNLKLHGKIFAQQSNIGLDHVNGDWVFHIQADEVIHENDLPKILENIKKYNDNPIVEGFLQPFIHFWGDYNHIRNSRAVHKNEIRIFKNNSEIRSYIDSQGFRKFKSNEGYQNGSDRGEKLKVLKLNAPVYHYNSVRSKKKMMLKANNFEYYYGHKEEKLVETPKEEYNYHTVDRVGKFLGTHPKVMAKAISEHDFVFEHDKSQAVWDKKDKLVQPLEDLLKIRIGEYKNYILLKKIK, encoded by the coding sequence ATGAAAATTAGTGGTTACGGCTATGTGAGAAACGGATTCCAATACGGAGTTCCTTTTTTAGAATCTATACAATCTGTTTTACCGATATGTGACGAATTTATCGCAGTAGTTGGCGATTCTACAGATGGCACTCGTGAAGCTATTGTAAACTTGAATAGTCCGAAAATCAAAATTGTTGATACCATTTGGGATGATAATCTTAAACTTCATGGTAAGATTTTCGCCCAGCAATCTAATATTGGTTTAGATCATGTAAACGGAGACTGGGTTTTTCATATTCAGGCAGACGAGGTAATTCATGAAAATGATTTGCCTAAAATTCTTGAAAATATAAAAAAATACAACGACAATCCTATTGTAGAAGGTTTCTTGCAGCCTTTCATCCATTTTTGGGGAGATTACAATCACATCAGAAATAGCCGTGCCGTACACAAAAACGAAATCAGAATTTTCAAAAACAATTCTGAAATCAGATCTTATATAGATTCACAAGGTTTCAGAAAGTTTAAATCCAATGAAGGATATCAAAATGGCAGTGATAGAGGTGAAAAACTAAAAGTTTTGAAGCTGAACGCTCCTGTTTACCACTATAATTCGGTGAGATCGAAAAAGAAAATGATGTTGAAAGCCAATAATTTTGAGTACTACTACGGTCATAAAGAAGAAAAATTGGTCGAAACACCGAAAGAAGAATATAATTATCATACGGTCGACAGAGTTGGGAAATTTTTAGGTACTCATCCAAAAGTAATGGCAAAGGCAATCTCCGAACACGATTTTGTTTTTGAACACGATAAATCTCAGGCAGTTTGGGACAAAAAAGACAAATTGGTTCAGCCACTGGAAGATTTGCTTAAAATAAGAATCGGAGAATACAAAAATTACATTTTACTTAAAAAGATTAAATAG
- the gltX gene encoding glutamate--tRNA ligase: MSKVRVRFAPSPTGPLHLGGVRTALYDYLFAKNQGGEFVLRIEDTDTARYVEGAEDYIEEALEWCGIIPDESPKKGGKFAPYRQSERRDIYDRYTEQILKTDYAYIAFDTAEELDAIRAEFEAKGDVFSYNNVTRNHLKNSIALSEEEVQKLLDEKTPYVVRFKMPVDRTLGLVDIIRGNTAINTNTLDDKVLVKNDGMPTYHFANIIDDHEMEISHVIRGEEWLPSLGLHILLYEAMGWEAPEFAHLSLILKPEGKGKLSKRDGDKFGFPVFPLNFKDAETGNISKGYREEGYLPEAFINMVALLGWSPADDKEILSLDEMTKEFDLNKVHKAGARFNKEKAEWFNHQYIQLKSDEELLNILKESDLNLNIEDEKLLKIIHLMKERATFPKDIYENGKFFFEAPTSYDEKASKKAWNDETSNILTEFSVMLSGVEAFTSENIKQNLHDFAENKGVGMGKVMMPLRLALVGELKGPDVPDIVELVGKEESIARISNAVNNFK; the protein is encoded by the coding sequence ATGAGTAAAGTAAGAGTCCGTTTTGCACCAAGTCCTACGGGGCCGTTGCATTTGGGAGGTGTAAGAACTGCGTTATATGATTATCTTTTTGCTAAAAATCAAGGCGGTGAATTTGTATTGAGAATAGAAGATACCGATACTGCAAGATATGTAGAAGGTGCTGAAGATTATATCGAAGAAGCTTTGGAATGGTGTGGAATCATCCCTGACGAAAGCCCTAAAAAAGGCGGAAAATTCGCTCCATACAGACAGTCTGAAAGAAGAGACATCTACGACAGATACACCGAACAGATTTTAAAAACAGATTACGCTTACATCGCTTTTGACACCGCAGAAGAATTAGATGCCATCCGTGCTGAATTTGAAGCTAAAGGTGATGTTTTTTCATATAACAACGTCACAAGAAACCATTTAAAAAACAGCATTGCTCTTTCTGAAGAAGAAGTTCAGAAGTTGCTGGACGAAAAGACGCCTTATGTGGTAAGATTCAAAATGCCTGTTGACAGAACTTTAGGTTTAGTAGATATCATCCGTGGAAATACAGCTATAAATACCAATACATTGGATGATAAAGTTTTAGTAAAAAATGACGGAATGCCGACGTATCATTTCGCCAACATTATTGATGACCACGAAATGGAAATTTCTCACGTCATCCGCGGTGAAGAATGGTTGCCATCTTTAGGATTGCATATTTTATTATATGAAGCAATGGGCTGGGAAGCTCCTGAATTCGCCCACCTTTCTTTGATTTTAAAACCTGAAGGTAAAGGAAAATTAAGCAAAAGAGACGGCGATAAATTCGGATTCCCTGTATTTCCTTTAAATTTTAAAGATGCGGAAACCGGAAATATTTCTAAAGGATACCGTGAAGAAGGTTATCTTCCTGAAGCTTTCATCAATATGGTTGCGCTTTTAGGTTGGTCTCCTGCCGACGATAAAGAAATTTTATCTTTGGATGAAATGACAAAAGAATTTGATTTAAACAAAGTTCACAAGGCCGGAGCAAGATTCAATAAAGAAAAAGCAGAATGGTTTAATCATCAATATATTCAATTAAAATCGGATGAAGAATTATTAAACATTCTAAAAGAATCAGATTTAAATTTAAATATAGAAGATGAAAAATTATTGAAGATTATTCATCTGATGAAAGAAAGAGCAACATTTCCTAAAGATATTTACGAAAACGGAAAATTCTTTTTTGAAGCTCCAACTTCTTACGATGAAAAGGCTTCGAAAAAAGCTTGGAACGACGAAACATCCAATATTTTGACTGAATTCTCTGTCATGCTGAGCGGAGTCGAAGCATTCACTTCAGAAAATATTAAACAAAACTTACACGATTTTGCAGAAAACAAGGGTGTAGGAATGGGTAAAGTCATGATGCCACTGCGTTTAGCGTTAGTTGGAGAATTGAAAGGCCCAGATGTTCCCGATATCGTGGAACTCGTTGGTAAAGAAGAAAGTATCGCCAGAATAAGCAATGCTGTAAATAATTTTAAATAA
- a CDS encoding acetyl-CoA carboxylase carboxyltransferase subunit alpha — protein MEYLSFELPIKELMDQYQTCSLVGEESGVDVKLACSQIEDKIIDTKKQIYGNLTPWQRVQLSRHPDRPYTIDYINGMVDKGSFLELHGDRNFADDPAMIGGLATLDGQRVMIIGTQKGRTTKERQHRRFGMPNPEGYRKALRLMKLAEKFKIPVITLVDTPGAYPGLEAEERGQGEAIARNIFEMTMLKTPIFTYIIGEGASGGALGIGVGNKVYMLENTWYTVIAPESCSSILWRNWDHKEDAANALNLTPKDALREKFIDGIIEEPLGGAHYDPETTYLNLKASILQNIKAFSKFTGKELETQRQDKFIAMGQFKG, from the coding sequence ATGGAATATTTAAGTTTCGAACTTCCTATAAAAGAACTGATGGATCAGTATCAAACCTGTTCATTGGTAGGAGAAGAAAGTGGTGTTGATGTAAAATTAGCATGCAGTCAGATCGAGGATAAGATCATAGATACCAAAAAACAGATCTATGGAAATCTTACGCCTTGGCAAAGAGTACAGTTATCGCGTCATCCGGATCGCCCTTATACTATAGATTACATCAATGGTATGGTAGACAAAGGAAGTTTCTTAGAACTTCACGGTGACAGAAATTTCGCAGACGATCCTGCAATGATCGGAGGTTTGGCGACTTTAGACGGTCAACGAGTAATGATTATTGGTACTCAAAAAGGAAGAACCACCAAAGAAAGACAACACAGAAGATTCGGAATGCCGAATCCTGAAGGATACAGAAAAGCTTTAAGACTAATGAAATTAGCCGAGAAGTTCAAAATTCCTGTGATCACTTTAGTTGATACACCAGGAGCTTACCCAGGTTTGGAAGCTGAAGAAAGAGGACAAGGGGAAGCTATTGCAAGAAATATTTTTGAAATGACCATGCTCAAAACTCCTATTTTCACTTACATTATCGGTGAAGGAGCGAGTGGCGGAGCTTTAGGAATTGGTGTTGGTAACAAAGTTTACATGTTGGAAAACACTTGGTACACCGTAATTGCGCCGGAAAGCTGTTCTTCAATCTTATGGAGAAACTGGGATCACAAAGAAGATGCTGCCAATGCATTAAACTTGACTCCAAAAGATGCTTTAAGAGAGAAATTCATCGACGGAATTATTGAAGAACCACTTGGTGGCGCTCATTATGATCCGGAAACTACGTATTTGAATTTAAAAGCTTCGATCTTGCAAAACATCAAAGCATTTTCAAAATTCACAGGCAAAGAACTGGAAACACAAAGACAGGACAAATTTATTGCGATGGGGCAATTTAAAGGATAA
- a CDS encoding helix-turn-helix domain-containing protein, producing MKKILRVMTLGDKLKRARINKNFTQEYLAEVLNVSQKTYSNFENDKSKPAFAQVEDIANVLEMSVLDFLSGDNVTINSTNGDHSGFIYQNQFPEKLVEQYEERIKELKEQVQELKEELKIIKNK from the coding sequence TTGAAAAAAATACTTCGAGTCATGACATTAGGCGATAAACTGAAAAGAGCGAGAATCAACAAAAACTTTACACAAGAATATCTTGCAGAGGTTCTTAATGTTTCGCAAAAGACCTATTCAAATTTTGAGAACGACAAAAGTAAACCTGCTTTTGCGCAGGTAGAGGATATTGCCAATGTTTTAGAAATGAGCGTTTTAGATTTCCTAAGTGGTGATAACGTAACAATCAACAGTACAAATGGTGACCATAGTGGTTTTATTTATCAGAATCAATTTCCTGAAAAACTTGTAGAACAATACGAAGAACGCATTAAGGAATTAAAAGAGCAGGTTCAAGAATTGAAAGAAGAACTGAAAATAATAAAGAATAAATAA
- a CDS encoding DUF6759 domain-containing protein codes for MKKIFLILFLSIFCLGFSQKKKKGKAKVVAEKETVIIYTETEAETSNEPRIIAGFLKQNPGHARTDFFKKRLITIIMADNSPEAKPTIKPISKDKIENIVNNSELNKGKNLSTNVKNASKPERNVTYASVGGASKKAEPSDKAKKTASMLSHLFNNDPSDKEAYINIKNKSNCRLIVKISGKKYYNLDVPAKGQNFVLIEKGDYVLTTMVCDAKYSSLKKITKDIEIQLDVAD; via the coding sequence ATGAAAAAAATATTTCTAATCTTATTCCTCTCCATATTCTGTCTTGGCTTCTCTCAAAAGAAGAAAAAAGGCAAAGCAAAAGTAGTCGCCGAGAAAGAAACGGTCATTATTTACACAGAAACAGAAGCTGAAACTTCTAACGAACCCAGAATTATTGCAGGTTTTCTAAAACAAAATCCAGGGCACGCAAGAACCGATTTTTTTAAGAAAAGATTGATTACCATTATTATGGCAGACAATTCACCGGAAGCAAAACCTACCATAAAACCAATCAGTAAAGATAAAATTGAAAATATTGTCAACAACAGTGAACTGAATAAGGGTAAAAATTTATCTACAAATGTAAAAAATGCCTCTAAGCCGGAAAGAAACGTGACCTATGCAAGTGTAGGAGGTGCAAGTAAAAAAGCAGAGCCAAGCGATAAAGCGAAAAAAACGGCATCAATGCTGAGCCATCTTTTTAACAACGATCCGAGTGATAAGGAAGCCTATATCAATATTAAAAACAAATCCAACTGCAGACTGATCGTAAAAATAAGCGGAAAAAAATACTATAATCTCGACGTTCCCGCAAAAGGGCAGAATTTTGTTTTGATTGAAAAAGGAGATTATGTACTTACAACAATGGTGTGTGATGCCAAATATTCTTCATTAAAGAAGATTACAAAAGATATTGAGATTCAGCTGGATGTAGCTGATTAA
- the tsf gene encoding translation elongation factor Ts, protein MSYSPAAADVAKLRNQTGAGMMDCKKALVEAEGDFEKAVDILRKKGQKVAANRADRDSSEGAVIARVNEDNTLGTIISLNCETDFVAKNEAFIELAYEIAEMAIFAATKEELLATDFHGMTVAEKLIEQTGVIGEKIEIGAFERITGPFLGAYIHAGNKIAAITSLSAKVDGADEAAKAVSMQAAAMNPIALDETKVSQETIDKELEIERHKLTEEGKPANIIENILKGKMQRFYKDNTLVHQDFIKDSSISVADYVKSVNADLKVTGFVRVSLA, encoded by the coding sequence ATGTCTTATTCACCAGCTGCTGCAGACGTAGCAAAATTGAGAAACCAAACAGGTGCAGGTATGATGGACTGCAAGAAAGCTTTAGTTGAAGCAGAAGGAGACTTCGAAAAAGCAGTAGATATCCTTAGAAAAAAAGGACAAAAAGTTGCTGCTAACAGAGCTGACAGAGATTCTTCTGAAGGTGCAGTGATCGCTAGAGTAAATGAAGATAACACTTTAGGTACTATCATCTCTTTAAACTGTGAGACTGACTTTGTTGCTAAAAACGAAGCGTTCATCGAGCTAGCTTACGAAATTGCTGAAATGGCTATTTTCGCTGCTACAAAAGAAGAATTATTGGCTACAGATTTCCACGGAATGACTGTTGCTGAGAAATTGATCGAGCAAACCGGAGTTATCGGTGAGAAAATCGAGATCGGTGCATTCGAAAGAATTACAGGACCTTTCTTGGGAGCTTACATCCACGCTGGAAACAAAATCGCTGCAATCACTTCACTTTCTGCAAAAGTAGACGGTGCTGACGAAGCTGCTAAAGCTGTTTCTATGCAGGCTGCTGCAATGAACCCAATCGCTCTTGACGAAACTAAAGTTTCTCAGGAAACGATCGATAAAGAATTGGAAATCGAAAGACACAAACTTACTGAAGAAGGTAAGCCTGCAAACATTATCGAAAACATTTTGAAAGGTAAAATGCAGAGATTCTACAAAGATAACACTTTGGTACACCAGGATTTCATCAAAGACAGTTCTATTTCTGTTGCTGATTACGTAAAATCTGTAAACGCTGACTTGAAAGTTACAGGATTTGTAAGAGTAAGCTTAGCTTAA
- a CDS encoding gliding motility-associated C-terminal domain-containing protein, giving the protein MIDRYGLPIYKSSDKNYIWDGKSGGRPLSTSTYRYILKWIEPDTKLTVSHSVWLLIKNRE; this is encoded by the coding sequence GTGATAGACAGATATGGCTTACCGATTTATAAATCTTCAGATAAAAATTACATCTGGGACGGAAAATCTGGCGGAAGACCTCTGTCAACAAGTACTTACCGGTACATTCTGAAATGGATAGAACCCGACACAAAATTAACAGTTTCGCATTCCGTATGGTTATTAATTAAGAATCGAGAATAA